In Triticum aestivum cultivar Chinese Spring chromosome 5B, IWGSC CS RefSeq v2.1, whole genome shotgun sequence, the following proteins share a genomic window:
- the LOC123111786 gene encoding transcription factor GTE11, with translation MEIAYPYGGELTRKHGFVTGQPFDAKIDIMSGQKRAREMEILRQRFQAELVAVRRLLHKAAAVLAPASSPSAPRVKKSRPRFLAEEPPTKKRKASPPVPLINRKKPPTKKKMTASEREMLAEDLELFVAEIPDHIVQLLQKHSCATRPGEIEIDLHALDDAAAVELQEQVDKFARERRSANPSPQERHQDGPEVMAEEEVEEVDICGGVSPLAIVPQPLLQERHQDGPEVMAEEEEEEEVDICGGVSPLPIVPAPLLLVEDETASGSPSSSSSSSSSSSDTDSSDSDSDTDSGSSDSGSEHSGGSDSDSDSDEIVDSPAPATPPTCEQLACALERQRKEATSRAREKARQELLQMEKTAMPDDTLHREDLKRLGIDEYNTAKPSNVLRQIGLYLKVDEDWKQQRRQSFHEDLEEGEIRS, from the coding sequence ATGGAGATTGCCTACCCCTACGGCGGGGAGCTCACCAGGAAGCACGGCTTCGTCACAGGCCAGCCGTTTGACGCCAAGATCGACATCATGTCCGGCCAGAAGCGCGCGAGGGAGATGGAGATCCTTCGCCAGCGCTTCCAAGCAGAGCTCGTCGCCGTCCGTCGCCTCCTCCACAAGGCGGCCGCCGTGCTAGCTCCCGCCTCGTCCCCGTCGGCTCCCCGCGTCAAGAAGAGTCGTCCAAGGTTCTTGGCCGAGGAACCGCCGACCAAGAAGAGGAAGGCGTCCCCTCCAGTTCCCCTGATCAATCGCAAGAAGCCGCctacgaagaagaagatgacggcCTCTGAGCGGGAGATGCTCGCGGAAGACCTGGAGCTCTTCGTTGCGGAAATCCCCGATCACATCGTCCAGCTCTTGCAGAAGCACAGCTGCGCCACCCGCCCCGGCGAAATCGAGATCGACCTCCACGCGTTGGACGACGCTGCTGCTGTCGAGTTACAGGAGCAGGTTGACAAGTTCGCTCGAGAGAGGAGGTCGGCGAATCCGTCGCCCCAAGAACGCCATCAAGACGGCCCTGAGGTGATGGCCGAAGAGGAGGTCGAAGAAGTTGACATCTGTGGCGGCGTCTCCCCCTTAGCGATCGTGCCGCAACCTCTGCTGCAAGAACGCCACCAAGACGGCCCTGAGGTGAtggccgaagaggaagaggaggaagaagttgACATCTGCGGTGGCGTCTCCCCATTACCGATCGTGCCGGCACCTCTGCTGCTCGTCGAAGATGAAACAGCCAGCGGCAGcccaagctccagcagcagcagcagcagcagcagttcagATACTGATTCCAGCGACAGCGATTCAGACACTGATTCCGGCAGCAGCGACTCGGGTTCAGAGCACTCCGGCGGCAGTGACTCAGATTCTGATTCCGACGAGATCGTCGACAGTCCAGCACCGGCCACGCCTCCAACATGTGAGCAGCTCGCCTGTGCTCTGGAAAGGCAGCGAAAGGAGGCCACGTCCCGGGCGAGGGAGAAGGCCCGTCAGGAGCTGCTCCAGATGGAGAAGACGGCAATGCCCGACGATACCCTACACCGAGAGGATCTGAAGAGGCTCGGCATTGATGAGTACAACACAGCGAAGCCCAGCAACGTGTTGCGGCAGATTGGGCTCTACCTCAAGGTTGACGAAGACTGGAAGCAGCAACGCCGTCAAAGCTTCCACGAGGATTTAGAGGAAGGCGAGATTCGGTCGTGA